In the Helicoverpa armigera isolate CAAS_96S chromosome 15, ASM3070526v1, whole genome shotgun sequence genome, one interval contains:
- the LOC110370531 gene encoding putative GPI-anchor transamidase, translated as MYPSHRISCALFAIATFLSVTYGIEIPEQFQKSNHSNNWAVLVDTSRFWFNYRHVANVLSIYRSVKRLGIPDSQIILMISDDMACNPRNPRPATIFNNAHEQINVYGDDVEVDYRGYEVSVENFVRLLTGRVPPDTPRSKRLLTDEGSNILIYLTGHGGDGFLKFQDSEEITSQELADALEQMWEKRRYNEIFFIIDTCQASSMYEKFYSPNILATASSLVGEDSLSHHVDSAIGVYIIDRYTYYVLEFLENVHPNSKRTMSEFLAVCPKSACLSTVGVRRDLFKRDPDKVPITDFFGSVRPVIITTDPINILDTPKRKRKSENKTKVPVKREYLPQFPMHLVPNTRAD; from the exons ATGTATCCAAGTCATAGAATATCATGTGCACTATTTGCTATCGCGACCTTCTTATCAGTAACCTATGGAATAGAG ATACCAGAACAATTCCAGAAGTCAAACCACTCTAACAACTGGGCCGTCTTAGTGGACACTTCGAGGTTTTGGTTCAACTATCGTCATGTGGCTAACGTGTTATCTATTTACCGGAGTGTTAAGCGGTTGGGCATACCGGACAGTCAGATTATCCTGATGATATCCGACGATATGGCGTGTAACCCCAGGAACCCGCGTCCTGCGACCATATTCAACAATGCTCATGAACAAATCAATGTGTACGGTGATGATGTAGAAGTGGACTATAGGGGTTATGAG GTCTCAGTAGAAAACTTTGTGCGTCTACTAACTGGTAGAGTACCTCCCGACACTCCTCGATCAAAGAGGCTGCTAACTGATGAAGGCAGCAACATACTGATCTACCTCACAGGGCACGGTGGTGATGGCTTCCTCAAGTTCCAGGATTCAGAGGAAATCACCAGCCAAGAGTTAGCTGATGCTCTTGAACAAATGTGGGAGAAGAGAAG GTACAATGAGATATTCTTCATAATAGACACCTGTCAAGCTTCATCAATGTATGAGAAGTTCTATTCTCCTAACATATTGGCGACTGCTTCAAGTTTAGTGGGAGAAGATTCTCTCTCT caCCATGTGGACTCAGCTATAGGCGTCTACATCATTGACAGGTACACATACTATGTGCTTGAGTTCTTGGAAAACGTTCACCCTAACAGCAAGAGGACCATGTCAGaattt TTGGCAGTATGTCCAAAAAGCGCGTGCCTATCAACAGTAGGGGTGCGTCGTGACTTGTTCAAGCGCGACCCCGACAAGGTGCCCATCACCGACTTCTTTGGGTCCGTGCGACCGGTGATCATCACTACAGACCCTATCAATATATTGGACACTCCTAAAAGGAAGAGGAAGTCTGA GAACAAAACCAAAGTGCCAGTGAAGCGAGAATATCTACCTCAGTTCCCAATGCATCTAGTCCCCAACACGAGAGCCGACTAG